AACGTACCATCTCAACTCTCTGTGAGATTCCGTGGCCCTTGGATTGAAGAAACTAAGCCATCAGATACCGAGCAGCGGCACTTGCTTAGTATCTTGCGAGGTGGAAACGGGAGGACTGTTCTGGAATTGTCTGAAACAATCGGACTAAATCCGAAGGCGGTCATGGAACAACTCGCCGAACTTCAGAGTGATGGTTATATTCAGTACTGGGGACAGGAAGACTTGCTCCTTATTGAACTGTGTGAGGACAGCGAACTCCTCAGCACACTAACAGACGAACAGATTGCAGTCGGCGATTATGTCCACCGAAAACGGATCAAGATCGATCAGATGATCTTTTATGCATTGGAAGCGACCTGCCGGGTGCGCGTAATTCGAGACTATTTTGGCGAACCTGTTGATGACAATTACCAATGTGGGACATGTGATTTGTGTCAGACACAAGCCGTCAGCGATCAGCCATCAGCAGTCAGCCATTAACGAGTGTTGCCTCTACAAAACAGAGCCTACGATCCCATCATCTCCGAACCAGTGCTACTTAATTTTCGGTGCGGATTGCATCAATCGGTGAAAGCCGCGCCGCTTGCATCGCCGGATAGACACCGAAAGTAATACCCATAAAAATTGAAAAGATAACAGCAGTCGTTATCCACGGTAAAGAGAGCACAACGGGCCACTCTGGCACAACCTTTACAATACGAACGGCAAGTCGTGTCATGCCCTGTGCCGCGACCCAACCCCCCGCAATACCAAGCACACCACCGCACAAACAGAGACAGATCGATTCTGTCAAAAATTGCCAGAAGATGTGAATCCGTTTCGCTCCTATCGATTTCCGTAAACCTATTTCCCGTGTTTTCTCGCCGACGGAGACGAGGCAGATATTCATGATGCCGATGCCACTCACAAAGAGTGAAAAGCCAGCAATGCTCCCCAAAGTGATTTTTATCACCTTTTCGATATGCTCAAGTCGCCTTGCTGTCCATTTTGCTATCCAATATCCGATAAAGTCATCTTTCCCTCGGTGTCTTTTACGTAGAATCTGCTTGACTGAATCAATGATGCTTTCAATCTCCGCACCTTTTTCAAAAAAGACGACCATGTCTTCAAGATAACGGGTGCCTGTGATCCGTTGCTGATACGTTGTTAGCGGCACACATAAGGCATCATCTAAAGAATACCACCCGAAACTGAGGCTACGCCCCTTTTTTTTCATTATCCCTACAACCCGTAACCTCACCGTTGCGCCCCGCCAATGATACCGAATCTTTACCTCTTGTCCAATTGCGGATTCCTCTCCAAACAGTTCAACAGCGGTATCGGCACCGAGGACACACACCTGCTTTGCGTTTTCGATATCGCCCTCCGAAAGGAATCTGCCCGCTTGTAACTCCCATTTCATGCCGCGTGCGTAGTCTGCGGTAACACCTTCCAGAAGCGGTCTCGCTTGATTTCCGTTACGACTCGTAACGAAAGTTGAATAGCCTTCGTGTTTGGGCAGGACATATAGAACATTCGGGCATTCTGCCTCAATAGCAAGAGCGTCCTCAAGGGTATACCGTTCAGTCGTCCGCCGAACCAACCGTCGGCGTTTCCAAATAGAGGTCCGGGTCCACAACTGGACTTGGTTTGCGCCGCCGAGTGTTTCAATATCTCGAGCGATGATAAGTTTCGCACCGTCGCCGATTGCCATCATGCACAGCACGCTGGCAATCCCGATAAAGATACCGAGAATGGATAAACTGGCGCGGAGTTTATTTTGAGCAAGGTGCGCAATACCTGCGCGGATAGCGTCGCGTAGTTTCATCTCATTTAATTTTCACTGCGGAGTGCGTCAATCGGTGAAAGCCACGCCGCCCGCATCGCCGGGTAGACACCGAAACTGATTCCCATGAACAGTGAGAAGATAACAGAAGTAACTATCCACTGTAAAGAGAGGACAACGGGCCATTCCGGTACAATCGGCACGATGCGAACAGCGAGTCGCGCCATGCCGTGCCCTGCCACCCAACCTCCTGCAATGCCGAGCACGCCACCACATAAACAGAGACAGATCGATTCCGTCAAGAACTGCCAGAAAACGTGAATCTGTTTCGCTCCTACCGATTTCCGCAAGCCTATCTCCCGCGTCTTCTCACCGACAGAAACAAGACAGATGTTCATAATACCTATACCACTCACAAACAACGAGAAACCCGCAATGCTCCCCAAAGCAATTTTTATCACTCTTTGGATATGCTCAAGTCGTTTCACGCCTCCCGTGGGTACCCAATGACGGACAAAATCATCTCTGTTCTGGTGTTTTCTGCGAATCACAGCGCGTGCCGAAGCAATAATTGCGGACTTATCTACATCCTTCTCGGTGAAAATCGTAATACGTTCTATATAGTCATAGCCTGAAATCCGCTGTTGGTGTGTCGTCAATGGTACACAGACAACATCATCAAGGGTCCATGTAGAGCCAACCCCTATGCCCTTTACTGCCATCACACCTATAACACGCGCCCTGGTAGATGCGTACCAATAACGATATTTAATATTTACCTCTTTTCCAATCGGAGATGTCTCTCCAAACAATTCAGTGGCAACATTGTTCCCCAGTACACAGACTTGCAGGGCTTGTGTTACATCGCTTTCAGAGATAAATCTGCCTTCTTGAACGCTCCAGTGCATTCCGTGTGCATAGTCTGCTGTTACACCTTCCAGAATAGGTCGCGCTTGTCTGCCGTCTCGGTTGGTAATGAGAATACGGTAACTTTCATTTTTCGGCAAGACGTATCGGATATTAGGCACCTCAGCTTCAATCGCGAGCGCATCTTCAAATTTGAGACGCTCCGTTATGCGGTGCCAGCGTCCCCTACGAAAAACACCATAGTTGTTTCGGAGTTGCACTTGGTCAACCCCACCGAGCGTTTCAATCCTATCAGAGATGATCTTCTTCGCGCCATCACCGATTGCCATCATGCACAGCACACTGGCAATCCCAATAAAGATACCGAGAATGGATAAACCGGCACGGAGCTTATTTTCAGCAAGATGCACAATACCTGCGTGGATAGCGTCACGAAATTTCATTGTTATGGCTTTCCGTTTTCGG
This is a stretch of genomic DNA from Candidatus Poribacteria bacterium. It encodes these proteins:
- a CDS encoding ABC transporter permease — its product is MKLRDAIRAGIAHLAQNKLRASLSILGIFIGIASVLCMMAIGDGAKLIIARDIETLGGANQVQLWTRTSIWKRRRLVRRTTERYTLEDALAIEAECPNVLYVLPKHEGYSTFVTSRNGNQARPLLEGVTADYARGMKWELQAGRFLSEGDIENAKQVCVLGADTAVELFGEESAIGQEVKIRYHWRGATVRLRVVGIMKKKGRSLSFGWYSLDDALCVPLTTYQQRITGTRYLEDMVVFFEKGAEIESIIDSVKQILRKRHRGKDDFIGYWIAKWTARRLEHIEKVIKITLGSIAGFSLFVSGIGIMNICLVSVGEKTREIGLRKSIGAKRIHIFWQFLTESICLCLCGGVLGIAGGWVAAQGMTRLAVRIVKVVPEWPVVLSLPWITTAVIFSIFMGITFGVYPAMQAARLSPIDAIRTEN
- a CDS encoding ABC transporter permease; the protein is MKFRDAIHAGIVHLAENKLRAGLSILGIFIGIASVLCMMAIGDGAKKIISDRIETLGGVDQVQLRNNYGVFRRGRWHRITERLKFEDALAIEAEVPNIRYVLPKNESYRILITNRDGRQARPILEGVTADYAHGMHWSVQEGRFISESDVTQALQVCVLGNNVATELFGETSPIGKEVNIKYRYWYASTRARVIGVMAVKGIGVGSTWTLDDVVCVPLTTHQQRISGYDYIERITIFTEKDVDKSAIIASARAVIRRKHQNRDDFVRHWVPTGGVKRLEHIQRVIKIALGSIAGFSLFVSGIGIMNICLVSVGEKTREIGLRKSVGAKQIHVFWQFLTESICLCLCGGVLGIAGGWVAGHGMARLAVRIVPIVPEWPVVLSLQWIVTSVIFSLFMGISFGVYPAMRAAWLSPIDALRSEN